A single window of Malus sylvestris chromosome 5, drMalSylv7.2, whole genome shotgun sequence DNA harbors:
- the LOC126621427 gene encoding uncharacterized protein LOC126621427, with protein sequence MESGGGSASGSLGKSQLSRKKSFAMSHEDSSNPEGYGLVLYLRLSCGGGGGKDMGTCRPEADWFPWSGKVYTTVSEEKQQANQQTPRVPELEKHRKPTEYIGG encoded by the exons ATGGAGAGTGGAGGAGGTTCTGCTAGTGGGTCATTGGGTAAGTCACAGTTGTCCAGGAAAAAGAGTTTTGCCATGTCTCATGAGGACTCTTCTAACCCTGAGGGGTATGGACTTGTTCTCTATCTTAGGTTGagctgtggtggtggtggtggtaaag ACATGGGCACATGCAGACCAGAGGCAGACTGGTTTCCTTGGTCGGGCAAAGTTTATACTACAGTTAGTGAGGAAAAGCAGCAGGCCAACCAGCAGACACCCAGAGTACCAGAATTGGAGAAACATCGTAAACCAACCGAGTACATAGGAGGTTAA